The uncultured Bacteroides sp. genome includes the window ATAAGGACAAAAACAGTTTGTCTTATTGTGGCTTTTACGACAAAAAGACAGAGAATGTTTTGGTTTTAAAAGGAGATAGCCTATTGGATAAAGAAGCTAATCAGCATATTCAAATCAGAGGTGTCAGCTCTGATGGCTCTTTTATAGGCTTATTGCAAACCGATGAATTGAGTAAAAAGAATCTAAGTCGGATGGGGGTTAAAGAGGATGCTAATCCAATAGTCGCAATTTTTCGTTGATTTCTTTATTGAAGAATATGCAGGGTCTATATGATATATTATTTAAAGATGTTATTTTGTTTTTCGTTAGCTGGCTTTAAATAAAATTATGGCTTAAAGATTTATGAAATGTAGTATGAAACGAGCTTTTCCGTTTTGTCGCCAATTGGATGCTATGGATTGTGGCCCAACTTGTCTTCGCATGATAGCTCTATATTATGGTAAGAGTTATTCTTTGCAAACTTTGCGTGTTCGTTCTTTTATCTCTCGAAGCGGAGTTTCCATGTTGGGTATCAGCGATGCTGCTGAATCTATCGGTTTCAGGACCTCAGGAGTGCGTATTTCTTTTGAGCAATTGGTGACAGACGTACCTTTACCTTGTATTTTACATTGGCATCAAAGTCATTTTGTTGTTTGCTATGGGATTATAAAAAAACGAGGGCAGTATTGGTTTAAAATAGCAGATCCGGGGAAACAGTTGATTACTTATAATGAACAAGAATTGAAGCGGTGCTGGTTAGTTACTAAATATGATGGAGAAGAAAAAGGAACCGCGCTTGTTTTAGAGCCTACTCCCGATTTTTATAATGGTGATGGTGAACCGGAGTTAAAGGAGAGAGGATTGCGCTTTTTTCTTTGTTATTTAGCTCCTTATAAAAAAGAATTATTCCAGTTAATCTTGGGTATGCTCGTGGTAAGTTTGCTTCAACTCTTATTGCCGTTTCTAACGCAAGCATTAGTGGATGTCGGTATTAGTGATGGAAATCTTAATTTTATCACATTAGTTTTGGTTGCGCAGATTGTAATTTCTGTCTCACAACTTTTAGTGGAATTTATTCGTAGCTGGATATTGTTGCATGTAAATACGCGCATCTCTATTTCTTTGATATCGGATTTTTTAATAAAGTTAATGAAATTACCACTCCATTATTTTGATACAAAGATGGTAGGAGATATAATCCAGCGGATTAGTGATCATGAACGCATTAAAACTTTTTTAACAGGCTCTTCTATTAGTACCTTGTTTTCTTTTATCAGTTTTTTTGTTTTCGCTTTTGTCTTAGCGTATTATAATTTGATGGTGTTAGGTATTTTTATTTTAGGTAATAGTTTATATATAGCTTGGATTCTTGCTTTTATGAAGTATCGTCGCGAACTGGATATACGTCGTTTTGCACAGGCCGCCGGTGAACAGAGTAATTTGGTACAGATGGTGACTGCCATGCAGGAGATAAAGTTGAATAATTGTGAAACTCAAAAGCGTTGGCAATGGGAGCGTATACAGGTGAAACTCTTTAAGATCAGTGTAAAGGGATTGGCTTTAGGACAGGTGCAACAGGTCGGTTCTGTGTTCTTTAATCAGACAACCAATATCGTAATTTCGTTTATTGCAGCGAAAGCGGTCGTAGAGGGACAAATGACGTTGGGTATGATGATGTCCCTTACTTATATTATAGGTCAGCTAAGTGCACCGGTTTCTTCTTTTATCGGCTTTGCACAGCAACTTCAGGATGCCAAGATTAGCTTGGAGCGTTTGAATGAAGTGTATGGGAAAGAGGATGAAGAGCAAGATATTACTTCTAAACTTTCTGTTTTGCCTGAAAAACGCGATTTGAGGATAGATAGCCTTTCTTTTAGCTATGATGGTGCAGACCGGGACTATGTGCTTGATAATGTTTCTTTATTTATTCCTGCACATAAAGTAACTGCTATTGTGGGGGCTAGTGGTAGTGGAAAAACAACTTTAGTAAAATTACTGCTTGGCTTCTATTCTCCTAATAAAGGATCTGTAAAGGTGAATGATACACTTTTGCAAAATATAAATCCACATTTATGGCGATCTAAAATAGGGGCTGTGATGCAGGACGGCTTTATCTTTTCAGAATCTATTGCGCAGAATATTGCTATTGGTGAAGAGCAGATTGATTTGAAACGTCTTGGCCATGCTGTGACGGTTGCTAATATTCGTGAGTTTATTGATTCGTTACCACTGGGATATAATACTAAAATCGGTATGGAAGGGAATGGCATTAGCCAAGGGCAACGACAGCGTATTCTAATTGCACGTGCAGTGTATAAGAACCCAGAGTATCTTTTTTTCGATGAGGCGACAAATGCTTTGGATGCCAATAATGAGAAAGAGATCATGGAGCATCTGCATGAGTTTTATAAAGGGAAAACTGTAGTGGTAGTGGCTCATCGATTGAGTACGGTGAAGGATGCGGACAAGATAGTGGTATTGGACAAAGGGCATATTGCAGAGGAGGGTACTCATCAAGAATTGACGTTACGAAAGGGTTTGTATTATCAGTTGGTAAAGAACCAGCTAGAATTGGGCCGTTGATGGAAGAGGAAGAGAAAAATAGAGATATTGAACTGCGTAGTGAAGAAGTACAGGAAGTACTGAATCACATTTCGCCGTGGATAGTAAGGTGGGGAATAACCGCTTTGTTTATAATTCTGTTGATTATACTGGTTGGCTGTTGGGCTTTTAAATATCCTGATACTGTGGCAGCTGAAGTGACTCTTGCTACAGCGGAACCTCCTGCTTTTGTGCTAGCCCATGCAACGGGGAAGCTTGACATTCTTTATGTTGAAAATGGTAGTGAAGTGAAATCTGGTGAGGCTCTGGGAGTTATCGGTAATGCAGCATCTTCAGAAGACGTGTTTTGGCTGGTAGCACGAATGGATGAATGGAAAAAAGAAAATTATAGTTGGAGAAAAGGGATAGCGCTTTTCGCGAGTAAGCGTTTACAGTTGGGTGAATTGCAATCTGTTTTTTCTGTTTTTATCACTTCTCTTTCGGAATATGTACATTTTATAGAATTGGATTATTATGCGAAGAAGTTACGTACACAGAAAAAGCAATTAGAAGGGAAACGTTCATATTTAGATTTGGCAGAGCGTGAATCTGCTTTATTTAAAAAAAATATGATATTGGCGCATAATATGTATAGTCGTGATTCTATTCTCTATGCACATGATGCTATGATTGCTGCTGAGTTTGAAGAGTCCGGGAGTAAGTATTTACAGAGCCTTCGTTCAAAGGAAAATACAAATATGAATTTGCTTCAGGCGAAAATAGATTTAGTACAGTATGAAGAGAATTTACTTGATATACATAAGCAAGCTTATGATGAAGAGCAGACTCGCCGTACGAAACTAGAAAATGTAGTTGAACAATTAGCTGCAGAACTGAGTACATGGAAACATTCTTATTTGTTACGAAGTCCTGTTAATGGGAAGGTTAGTTTTACGACAGTGTGGAGTCGTAATCAAAATGTGAAATTGGGAGAAACTGTTTTTATGATTCAACCATCAGATAGTTCAAAGGTATTGGGTAAAGCGTTGCTTCCTTTGCAAGGTTCTGGTAAAGTGCATGTGGGACAGTTGGTACATGTGCGTTTGAATAATTATCCTGATCAAGAGTTTGGTTATATAAAAGGAACCGTTAAAAATATTTCTCCTGCTCCGACAGAAGATGGTATGTATGTCGTGGAAATTGATCTGCCCGATGGGTTAGAAACTAATTATGGTAAATTACTACCAACTTCACGTGAACTAAAGGGTACAACTGATATTATTCTCGCTGATAAAAGTATAATTGAACGTTTATTGGAGCCACTACGAAACTTAGTGTTGAGATAGTTAGATCAGTTATAATTTTAACGTAAAAAAAGATTTTACGCTCTTTTTACGGATATTTTACGGATGTGGAAAGTTTTGTTTATATTAATCTCTTTAGATTCGCAAATTGGAAAATAGATGTTATGATATTAATTTTTTATATTTGTAGAAATTGCTTCATTTATACTTGATTTAATAGATATGAAATAATGAAAACATGTAACTACCGATATTGGCTTGGAATGGTGCTCCTTGTACTGACGGCTTGTTCTGGACAGAAAAAAGAGACGGATAAAGAAGGAGTGACAACAGTTCTCCCCGAGGGGAAGAATGAAGTAACCGTGATGATTTTAAAACGGCAAACGTTTAACCATGAATTGGTGAGCAATGGTAAACTTTCGGCCGGAAGCAAAGCTGACTTGCGCTTTGAAACTTCGGGTGTGCTGGTTCATATTTATGTAAAAAACGGAGATCGGGTACATCGGGGACAGAAGTTGGCGGAACTAGATAAATTCCGTTTGAAAAATAAAACGGAGCAGGCTAAGGAGTCGTTGAATAAAGCCAAGTTGGAACTGAAGGATGTGTTGATAGGACAGGGATATGCAGCGGATGATTCTTCCAAAGTCTCGGCGGATATTATG containing:
- a CDS encoding peptidase domain-containing ABC transporter, whose translation is MKRAFPFCRQLDAMDCGPTCLRMIALYYGKSYSLQTLRVRSFISRSGVSMLGISDAAESIGFRTSGVRISFEQLVTDVPLPCILHWHQSHFVVCYGIIKKRGQYWFKIADPGKQLITYNEQELKRCWLVTKYDGEEKGTALVLEPTPDFYNGDGEPELKERGLRFFLCYLAPYKKELFQLILGMLVVSLLQLLLPFLTQALVDVGISDGNLNFITLVLVAQIVISVSQLLVEFIRSWILLHVNTRISISLISDFLIKLMKLPLHYFDTKMVGDIIQRISDHERIKTFLTGSSISTLFSFISFFVFAFVLAYYNLMVLGIFILGNSLYIAWILAFMKYRRELDIRRFAQAAGEQSNLVQMVTAMQEIKLNNCETQKRWQWERIQVKLFKISVKGLALGQVQQVGSVFFNQTTNIVISFIAAKAVVEGQMTLGMMMSLTYIIGQLSAPVSSFIGFAQQLQDAKISLERLNEVYGKEDEEQDITSKLSVLPEKRDLRIDSLSFSYDGADRDYVLDNVSLFIPAHKVTAIVGASGSGKTTLVKLLLGFYSPNKGSVKVNDTLLQNINPHLWRSKIGAVMQDGFIFSESIAQNIAIGEEQIDLKRLGHAVTVANIREFIDSLPLGYNTKIGMEGNGISQGQRQRILIARAVYKNPEYLFFDEATNALDANNEKEIMEHLHEFYKGKTVVVVAHRLSTVKDADKIVVLDKGHIAEEGTHQELTLRKGLYYQLVKNQLELGR
- a CDS encoding HlyD family efflux transporter periplasmic adaptor subunit, which produces MEEEEKNRDIELRSEEVQEVLNHISPWIVRWGITALFIILLIILVGCWAFKYPDTVAAEVTLATAEPPAFVLAHATGKLDILYVENGSEVKSGEALGVIGNAASSEDVFWLVARMDEWKKENYSWRKGIALFASKRLQLGELQSVFSVFITSLSEYVHFIELDYYAKKLRTQKKQLEGKRSYLDLAERESALFKKNMILAHNMYSRDSILYAHDAMIAAEFEESGSKYLQSLRSKENTNMNLLQAKIDLVQYEENLLDIHKQAYDEEQTRRTKLENVVEQLAAELSTWKHSYLLRSPVNGKVSFTTVWSRNQNVKLGETVFMIQPSDSSKVLGKALLPLQGSGKVHVGQLVHVRLNNYPDQEFGYIKGTVKNISPAPTEDGMYVVEIDLPDGLETNYGKLLPTSRELKGTTDIILADKSIIERLLEPLRNLVLR